In the genome of Triticum urartu cultivar G1812 chromosome 5, Tu2.1, whole genome shotgun sequence, one region contains:
- the LOC125509418 gene encoding S-adenosylmethionine decarboxylase proenzyme-like → MMSKAGKKSSSSNSMYEAPLGYKIEDVRPAGGIKKFQSAAYSNMEMSLADCWGSAPASPIGFEGYEKRLEITFSDAPVFADPCGRGLRALSRQQIDSFLDLARCTIVSQLLNKQFDSYVLSESSLFVYSHKVVIKTCGTTKLLLSIPRILELAAELSLPLLSAKYSRGAFIFPGAQPAPHRSFSEEVSVLNGFFGGLKSGGNAYVMGDAFRPKKMWHVYYATEEPEQPMVTLEMCMTGLDAGKAAVFFKNSANGGCSSAKEMTKVSGISAIIPEMEICDFDFDPCGYSMNGVCGPAASTIHVTPEEGFSYASYEAMNFNPGSLVYSDLIERVLSCFRPSDFSVAVTIFGGHGFAKSWAGGAEAGSSYVLEDVVEQELPGGGLLMYQSFSAVAPGAVSPRSTLDDGWSSDGMEAAAQGEDTCIWGVEKKVAVKGVAAA, encoded by the exons atgatgtcaaAAGCCGGCAAGAAGTCTAGTAGTAGTAATTCCATGTACGAAGCTCCCCTTGGCTACAAGATTGAGGACGTTCGCCCCGCCGGAGGAATCAAGAAGTTCCAGTCTGCTGCCTACTCCAAC ATGGAAATGTCTTTGGCTGACTGCTGGGGCTCTGCCCCCGCCTCCCCTATTGGGTTTGAGGGCTACGAGAAGCGCCTCGAGATAACTTTCTCCGACGCGCCTGTCTTTGCGGACCCGTGCGGCCGCGGCCTTCGTGCCCTCTCTCGCCAGCAGATCGACTCCTTCCTCGACCTTGCACGGTGCACCATTGTGTCCCAGCTCTTGAACAAGCAGTTCGACTCTTACGTGCTCTCGGAGTCGAGCCTCTTTGTGTACTCCCACAAGGTTGTCATCAAAACCTGTGGAACAACAAAGCTCCTGCTGTCGATTCCCCGCATCCTCGAGCTTGCTGCGGAGCTGTCGCTGCCACTTCTTTCAGCGAAGTACTCCCGCGGGGCGTTCATCTTCCCTGGCGCGCAGCCGGCGCCGCACCGCAGCTTCTCGGAGGAGGTGTCCGTGCTGAACGGCTTCTTTGGTGGCCTCAAGTCAGGTGGCAATGCATATGTGATGGGTGACGCGTTCAGGCCCAAGAAGATGTGGCACGTCTACTATGCCACGGAGGAGCCTGAGCAGCCCATGGTCACACTCGAGATGTGCATGACTGGGCTGGACGCCGGGAAGGCCGCGGTGTTCTTCAAGAACTCTGCCAACGGCGGCTGCTCCTCGGCCAAGGAGATGACCAAGGTCTCGGGGATCTCTGCTATCATCCCCGAGATGGAGATCTGCGACTTCGACTTCGACCCGTGCGGCTACTCGATGAACGGCGTCTGCGGCCCCGCAGCCTCCACGATCCACGTCACTCCTGAGGAGGGCTTCAGCTACGCGAGCTATGAAGCGATGAACTTCAACCCTGGCTCCCTGGTCTACAGTGACCTGATCGAGAGGGTGCTGTCGTGCTTCCGCCCGTCAGACTTCTCCGTCGCCGTCACCATCTTCGGTGGCCACGGCTTCGCCAAATCATGGGCGGGCGGTGCGGAGGCTGGCTCCTCCTACGTGCTCGAGGATGTCGTCGAGCAGGAGCTTCCGGGAGGTGGCCTGCTCATGTACCAGAGCTTCAGTGCGGTTGCCCCTGGCGCCGTGTCGCCGAGGTCGACCTTGGATGATGGCTGGAGCAGCGACGGGATGGAGGCGGCCGCGCAGGGCGAGGACACGTGCATCTGGGGAGTGGAGAAGAAGGTGGCCGTGAAAGGTGTCGCTGCTGCCTGA